The genomic segment GCTGCCCCGGGTGGGGCGGGGCTaacggggaggggcggggcggggcggggggaggtgGGAGTGATTGGCGTGAGGGGGCGGGACccggaggggagggagaggcgtGATtggtggggacggggaggggggcggggcttgggggggtccggggctggggctggggatggaggggcgtcgggactgggggcactggggtggggatggggggggcactggggtggagggggggcactgggatgtgTATGGGACCcttggtggggctgggggcaccgggatGGAGGGGCACCCCGAGATGAGGGTCACCGGGATGGAGGGGGCATACTGGGACTGGGGGCATACTGGGGTGGAGGGGGCATACTGGgacagggggcactgggatggggggcactggggtaTGTTTGGGACacgtggtggggctgggggcactgggatggaggGGGGCACCCCAGGACCGGGAGCACTGGGATGGAGGGGACACACTGGGATAGGGGGTACTGGGATGCAGGGGGGCATCCTGGGATGGAGGGGGGCATACTGGGAGCAGGGCACAGTGGGCCTGGGGAGGGCACCGGGCTGGGAGACAccgggactggggggggggggacacacagagGAGAGGCCGCACGGGGgagatgctggggctgggggcactgggctgggggcagcagggacagcgTGGCACTGGGcggcagcagctgggacagcggggcggggggaccaGTGCCGAGCCCCCCCTGGGTCCAGCCCTGTCACCGGGACGTCCCCgtgagcagggctgcagggcaccCCTCACCCCCATGCCCACCACCGCTCCCCCTCGCCGGCTGCCCAAGCAGCGTCCTCACCGCGCCGTGCGGGGCCACGCTCACCTCCCCGTCCCCAAAACCGTCCTGGGGCCACGCTgacctccccctccccaaatcctgccccccccccccccagccgggcTGCCCCCGCTCACCGTGGGCCAGGTACTCCTCAAAGAGCATGGCCACGTCCGCCGCGAGCTCCAGCGGCCCCGCGAGGccttcccccggccccggccgcccgtGCGAGCCCGCGGCCCTGTACTTTGCACGGGGCGGCCGCCCTCCGCCCGCGTCCCGGCTTATCTGGGCCCGCGAGGCGGTGGCTGCGCAGGGAGCCGGGGCGGCGCTCCTGCCACCTTCCATCGCACGctcgggggggtttggggaggatTTTATGGGATAGAAAAGCATTGTAGGTGTACAGACAGAAGGTACGTGGAAAACCCGTGTGTCCCTGGTGCGGATGTGTCCTTTTGGGGCACGCCAGGACATGGGGACGAGGAGGCCACCTCGCCCGGCGTGGGGGTGCCAGCCCCGGCTGCTCCTTTCCCCGATTTTGGGGCCATTAACACACCCCCTCCGTGGCTGCTGCTTGCTCACCGCCAGCCCCCGGGCAGCACGCCCCGGGGATGAGTTTGCTCTGAGGTCGGGGCTGGGGTTGGTGCCGGCACGGGGACGGCCACTGGTGCCGCGGGTGCTCTCCGGGAGGCTGGGCCGTCACCTCCTGCGCCCGATGCGGGCCATCAGCTCGGCGTTGGCGGCCGCCTTGGCTTGCAGCTCCTTCTCCCTGGCCAGGTCGAGCAGGATTTTCAGGATGTGCGTGGGGACGTcgagggacagggacacctttTTCGCCGCGCTGCTCTTTTTTACCGGCGCGtgcccgccggccccggggctcgcCAGCCAGGGGAAGGCTTTTCTCATGGACTCCTCTAGCAGCAGGGTGGCTTGGTCCGGCTCGGAGCCTTCCATGGAGTTGTGGTCGCTTCTTTTGGGGAgaccctgcagcagccccttggTGCCCATGTTTTCCCAGGCGGCCGGCTCGCCCCCGTCCCAGGGGAAGCGTGCCGGTGCGTCGGGCACCGCCGGGTCCCACGGgaggctcagcccctgcccggTGCtcacccagggcagcagcaggacgggcagcagcaccctgcgGCACAGCGCAGCCTGCGGGGAGCACAGAGCCCGCGCTCAGCATCACCCCCCAGgacgtgtccctgtccctgtcccccctgctgcccccatcCAGATGCCCCCGTCCCTTCCCTTtcggcccccccccagccctttgcCACCCAGGGCCGGGCGGTGGcaggggacacccagggacAGCGGCGtctcctcccgcagccgctccccgTCCCGCAACACCTGCCCTTTGGCCGGGGACGCGTGACGTGGGCAGCGGGGCTCACGCCACCGCCACCTCCTCACACGCTGTCCCCAGTGGGTGCCACCCCCGCGGGGGGTGCCCAGCTATCTGGGGCAGAAGCTGCCCGGCCGGATGGGACATGAAGCAATTTGACTAAAATAAGCAGCGGGGTGATGAGGGCGCGAGCGCGGCCACGTGCGCCGCATCCTCAGCATCCTCCTCTGCCCGGGACCCCgcgctcctcccggggctggctagaaaaaaagctggaaagagGACAACAAAAAGCATCCAGCCTCCTGCAACTCATCTCCTGGGTGAAACCCTTTGGAAAGCACCGGAGCAGGCAGCCGGCGGCAGCTGGATTGTCTGGAAAGAGGGTGGCGAAAAGCATCCAAGCCCCCGTGACCCATTTCCCAGGTAAATTCCCCCGAAAGCAGCACCGTGGGGTGCAGCCTCACCATTTCCAGCGGGTCCTCGTCCCCCTGAGGCTCTCGGGGTGCAGGGGTGGCAGCTGGGGGTTTGCCCCGgtccccgccgagccccggctcttatcctgccccagctccaccTCCCGCCCCCCCGGCGACACGCGGCGGGGGATGTTATTAATACATTTTGCCTAATCACAGATGAAATCACCCCGGACCGGGAGTGGGTGGTTGCCCCCCTCGCGACACGAGGGCTGGGTTTGGAGGGGATTCCAGGGGCTTGGTGCGGCTCAGGCATAATTAGCTCACGTCGGACACGCGAGGGGATGTTTCTCCAGCTAACCGAGCCCTCCCGTGGGCTGAGCCTGATGTCGGAAGGAGGCTccgggggcacccaagggtgctgaggctggggctggccgTGGCACggagccagcacagcagggctgcccGCCCAGGGTTCttcccctgccccgtgcccacaGGCTGGCGGAGAGAGGAAATAACGGGGGCTCTGTTCCTTCTCCCGGAGACGGGGCAGGAACTCACCCCCCGGCTGGTCAGAGCAGCCAAAATTAGACGGAGGCACTGATTCACCCCACACATCGCGCAGAACCGCAGCCCCACGTGCCCGCGTGCGTCAGCCACGGGCAGGGAGCGGGCACCGGGGTCCCCGGGGTGGGGACAgccccttggggggggggacacgggctgCGAGGGGAGAGGCGACGCACCAAGAAGCAGGGCGCCTTTCCGTGAGCACACCTTTACTGTCCCGCCGTGATACACATATACATTCGCTGTATACAGATatacacagagcagcagcacgcgGAGGAGCCCGCGTCGCCTTCCCAAAGCCTTCGGGGGCGCGCAGGCGGGCAGGAACCTCCTCTAACATAGCACCATCCTCAGGGTTTCCCTGACGGCTCCCGGGTTGGGGGCAGGCGTGGCGCTGGCAGGGTGTTGCCAAGCCACCGCGCCCGCCCAAGGGGAACCAGGTCCTGGGCGAGGTGAAATTTATTCAAATGGAGCGGGTGgctggggcgggcagggggTTGTGCAGGGAGGCACCGCCTCGGCCGGGGACGGAGCAGGAGGCAGTTCCTGGAGGGGCAAGGGGGAGACAAGGGGAGCCTTCAACCTCGGGGATGAGGGTGAtggaggcggggagggggcccAGCCATGCCCAGTCCCAGCTCCAGGCAGCCCAagaggggacacggggccagGAGCTGTCCCAGTGGCAGCAAATAAGTTAAAACCcaaaccagcagcagcctgagaaGGCTCGggtttggaggggggggggtgaaaggCTTGCGAAGGGGCCGATCTCCAATTTGATAAAGA from the Anser cygnoides isolate HZ-2024a breed goose chromosome 10, Taihu_goose_T2T_genome, whole genome shotgun sequence genome contains:
- the UCN2 gene encoding urocortin-2; the protein is MAALCRRVLLPVLLLPWVSTGQGLSLPWDPAVPDAPARFPWDGGEPAAWENMGTKGLLQGLPKRSDHNSMEGSEPDQATLLLEESMRKAFPWLASPGAGGHAPVKKSSAAKKVSLSLDVPTHILKILLDLAREKELQAKAAANAELMARIGRRR